TGCAGAATCGCACATGGGCTTGTGGAATCTAGGCCCTCGCTTGGTGCACACTCGGGGCTCTACAACGGAACGGGTGCAGAATGGCCCGCGAATGGAAGTCGCTGGGTCGAAGGCACACAATGGTGGGCTTGCACCTGGGGTCACTTGGTTCGGGGGTTGGGTTCACGGGTGCCTGAGATTTGGAACTTGGCTCGGAGAAAAAGGGTTGTGAGGATGGAGGTTAGGTGGTCAGAGCTGAGGATGATGGTGGTTACGAGAGTGGCGGCTAGGGCGAAGGGAAGGGAAAGAGACGAGAAGGAGAATGGGAAAAAATGTATTGGGGTAGGCTGgttcttttttatattttatttttattactttACCACTACTTTTTACATTgtatatattataatacattttgaaAAGACTTATAATTTTGTGTTGTGGAAAGTAGATTTTGGTGTAgtgtgtaacggtccctgggtagtagggcgttacaactcctCTCCAACTTATTCAATCCGACATATGGGGACCAACACTTGTGGTCTCCTCAAGTGGCTATAAATATTATATCCACTTTATTGATGCCTATTCAAGATACACATGGGTGTATCTCCTTCGTGCAAAATCAGAAGCCTTACAAACCTTTATCAACTTTAAGACTCAAGTTGAAAATTAATTAGGTTGTAAAATTAAGGCTTTACAATCAGATTGGGGAAGGGAATACAAAGCTTTCCAGGAATTACTTGTTGATAGTGGCATTCACCTTAAAGTTTCTTGCCCAACCACCCATGAAAAAAATGGGGTGGAAGGGAGAAAACATAGGCACCTTGTAGAAACTTCACTCACTTTATTGGCTAATGCATCCATGCCTACTTCATATTGGGATGAGGCTGTCAGGACCACAGTCTTTATCATTAATAGGTTACCAGCACGTGTTCTTAAATCTTCTAAGCCACTCCATACTCTTTTCAAGAAAATCCAAACTATTCCAAGCTTTAGACCTTTGGTTGTTCTTGTTATCCCAACATTCGACcatataacaaaaataaacttCAATATAGGTCTAGTGAGTGTGCTTTCTTAGTTATAGTCTTAACCATAAAGGGTATAAATGTCTAGCTCCAAATGACATGTTATACATCTATAAGGATGTTATTTATAATGAAAACTCCTTTCCTTTTACAAATAAAGTAATTAATACTCATGAATCTTCACAGTTTTCAATAAGTCAACCTACTTTAGTCAAAGCTTCTATACCAATGGTTACACATATTAGGCCACCTAATATTATACATGCCTCAATAACCTGCCCTCTACAACTATAAAACCCTTTATGCACGCCACAAGAGTCCAACATTGACTCTACTATTGTAGCCTTTTCAACAGCCTATTCCTGGTGATGTGCAGCCTACATAACCCTCCCATGTGGTTGATTTACAACCTTTTGTAGCTGCCACTTTGCAGCCAATACATACTACTGATGACACAACTATCCAAGACAACACTACACAATATGCTACACACTTTACTGGTGAGGCTGTAAATCAACACAAAATGGTTACACGGTCCAAAGTGGGGACCTATAAACCAAAAGTGTACATGGtaactataacgccctactacccagggactgttacattatgcattttaaacagtgctaaactcactaaccgagccatttggtcataatcgtgtaactaagtgtgattaacagtccagggttaaaatttttggttaaagatacaacatttcactaaaacgtttactgtatacattgggatcccaaaaaatataatttaaaggttaattacaataaaatatttacaaccagctgacctaagtggcaaaatagggtttaaccctagttcctctttaaaccatcggtcgtggtggtcgagaagccacatatgtacacatcgtcacctaagctctctaactcaaggatggtccagctttcttttgcctttacctgcaccacatagcacccgtgagccgaagctcagcaagaaaacttaatatgctcatgaacaggtaataacatgttactaaatcataataggcatgcctggcagtaataactctactcatgcatgcaaacaaCTCCAAATTAATGTCTGTGGAGTCCcgtgctctgagtagatgactaataagtctctcgctctgaggtagatgactaataaatctcTTTGAGGTAGACAACTATTAAGTCTTTCTCtgaatagacgactaataagtcatactctgtataaatgactaataagtctatccttatgtagatgactaataagtctatctctgtatagatgactaataagtttatctctgtatggatgactgataagtctatctctgaggtagatgaccaataagtctctctgtatagatgactaataagtctatccttatgtagatgattgataagtctgtctctgaggtagatgactaataagtcattttgtatagatgactaataaatctatccttatgtagatgactaataagtctttcttcgttaaatgactgataagtctatctctgaggtcccacgccctcctagccatgtgacgtatcagtcacctgagcttatagccctagctctatgtaactagcctttacactagacaagcgcttttagttttcatcaaacttaaggtcggtcaagcatttcatgcttataatggtaatgcttatgtcgattagatctaatctttttggcttgcattaaacacgctaatactgttattgactcataagccaataccatacgaccagtgctcagtactactgccgatcttgattgataagtcaaagcttcacaatcaatactgacaccaatgccgattcctgactaataagtcaatgcttcctcaatgaggtgatacaaacagacatatatcatatgtcaaatatacaaatataaggcattcaacatgcttaatcaataatcaaaagcataattataatcatgcacaaatacagagactcaggctatgatcaatctcatattcaacattcataccatgccctaatctcatttatctatgcatcacatgcatcagaTATTGgatacagttttcttacctttggtccaagcataggttaccaataaatgaacCACAAGCACAATCCTATTTCCAAGCCTCTAAtgataacctaatcacaaccataatatagaacctcatcaaaatgagtaaataaatacttccagacccaacccaagcctctgggacatcgaagcccactcaactgggtagtaggatcgatcccaggccctaagagtcccacgactaaaaaccaaatctgggcaaAATTTCCCTTAAGCGCCACGACCCCCAAaccctatgccgcggcccgcctccagaCAGAAGCCATCCTCTTCTCTAACTGTGTCAAGTGCCGCATTGCACCTATCTTATGCCGCGAATCTACCTGCTCAACAGccagcctcctccttcttcaagcctgggccgcggcgcctTAGAATAGGGCCGCAGCCCAACCACGAACCAACCCAAAAACCTGTGTtttctccattttaaaaccttccaaaacctacccaaacatctctaattccaaaaatcaaagttcccaaacatcctaattatccaataccaataaaatccaagcttcaattcattcataaactcatcaaaacacaaaatccaattcaagcttaaaaacttaaaaaacttagaatttaaaacttcgattacctccgattgagttgtttcccaactaaatcctccggctaaaaagcttctaatcttccctagaatcgctatgcctcgatcctcgcttgaatccaagtcctaaaactcaagtttccttcgaaaatgtgatcgtgtgtcgaaaatggaactttgagggagagagaacgttctttttatttcttaacaggttacttcaagcttaagtaacctcaagcaaatcttaATGCTTGAGGTCCTGAAAATGCCCCcgtggtaaaatagtcaaaatttccccctgatctcactaactcccaatttatcaccaaatatttattcccattacccagtatcccagtaatgtgctaaatacccattgactcactccgagtcaagtataaatcccattgtgactttcccactagtttgcctcctaggatcgtcttgtgctgtgTAACCcaatcataaccaaataataatgaagcaccacacatataccacatatatgccaaatatgtccAAAATacgaaaattgcccaattaaacagaaatgggcccacatgcatatttaatacacctaaatatgaatatcaagtcatattatgatgttattcacataatcacataatgatacacataaatatcacataatcatataattccaagatttgccatcctagccccctaaccaaagccctaagcctaattaggaaatttgggtcgttgcaGTAACTAAGGAGCCTTTAAATGTGAATGATGCTTTGAGTGACCCCTCTTGGAGAAAAGCTATGCATGAAGAATTTTTGGCTCTATAGAAAACTAGTacgtaatcatataattccaagattTGCCATCCTGGCTCCCTAACCAAAGCCCTAAGCCTTAGTATGAAATTTGGGTCGTTGCAGTAACTAAGGAGCCATTAAATGTGAATGATGCTTTGAGTGACCCCTCTTGGAGAAATGTTATGCATGAAGAATTTTTGGCTCTATAGAAAACTGGTACGTGGACACTCAGAGCTGCCAAAGGAGAAGAAAACTATTGGCTGTAAAAGGGGTTTTCAAGTTAAAGGAGAACCCAGATAGGAGTGTTTTGAAGCATAAAGCGTCTTTGGTAGCCAAAGGGTTTCATCAAACCTTTGGCTATGATTTCCATGAAACTTTTAGTCCTTTGGTGAAGCCAACTACAATTCAGTTAGTGCTCATAGTAGCTCTCTCAAGGAAATGGCTAGTTTTTTCAATTGGATGTTAATAATACATTCCTAAATGGAATTCTTCAAGAGGAGGTATACATGACACAACCACCAGGTTTTGAAGATTCTAGAGTTCCATACATGGTATGAAAGCTACACAAGTCTCTCTATGGCTTAGACAAGGCCCTAGAGCATTGTTCGATAGATTAAACGATGCTTTGTTGAGTTTTGCTGGTTTCCATGGTGCAAAGTCAAATCAGTCTCTTTTTATTCAGGTTACATCATCTGTGGCAGCTCTCAAAGTGAAGTCAGAGGTTTGATTACTAATTTTAACTCTATGTTTGCTCTCAAGGATATCTAGGAAAGTTGCATTTCTTTCTTGGTATTGAAGTGGCTGAGACATCTAATGGGATTTTGCTGTCTCAAAAAAAGTATATACTGTACTTGTTGTGCCAAGCCAAATTACAGTATGCTATTGGTCTCACTACACCTATGAGACTGGGGACGAAAGGTTGTCTGGCTATGGCAGTGATCCAACACCAAATCCTCATACTTACAGGAGTTTGGTAGGTGCTCTGCAACATGCAACTATCACAAGGCCATAAATCTCTTATGATGTAAATAGGGTATGCCAATTTATACATAATCCTCTAGAGTCACATTGGAAAGTTGTGAAGAGGATACTTAGGTATCTTAAAGGGACATCAGACTATGGTCTTCATCTAACAATGTGTACAAAGTTACAATTAGTGGGCTtttgtgatgctgattgggcatcaGATCCAGTTGACAGAAGGTCAACTTCTGGGTGTTGTGCCTATGTTGGTGATAATCTGATTTTTTGGTCTTCTAAGAAACAACAAACTGTCTCAAGGTCAAATACTGAGGCAAAATATAGAAGTCTTGCTAATCTCACCACTGAGATCACTTGGTTACAGTCCCTACTTCATGAAGTTGGTGTAATGCTGCCCAAAGCTCCTGTTCTGTGGTGTGATAACTTGAGCACGGTTTTAATGTCTAAGAATCTAGTTTAGTACATGCAAGAACAAAGCATATTGAACTAGACTTATATTTTGTGCGAGAAAAGGTGGCAAGGAAACAGATTGTGGTCAAGCATGTACACCTGCTCTGCTCTAGATACTGCTGACATTtttacaaagactttatctaGTATTAGTTACACAGTGTTGGAGTTTGTTATTACCATTCAGTTAGTttgttatgttatatatatgtttataacaGACTCTTGTATAAATACATATTGTAGTGTTGTATTCATACTAATTAGAATCAGTAGCAATTCATTTTGTTCAATACCATTCTTCGTTAATAACTTCATAGAATCTTGCAATACGCCTTCAACTAAAGTTCTGGCTCAGCTAAATGTGATATATTTGACGTTCATGAATTCTTGGGAAACACTATGTTAATCTTTGGAAGAATATAACTTAGAGGGGAAAGTTGGAGACATTGAAGGAGAAAGTTAAAAATAGATTGTGAAAATATAATTAACGGTATATCCTAGATCACTTCAAGAGATATATATGGCTTTAATTAGGATATGACCCCAAATGGTGGTTAATTAATAAGCTGGCTTAGTGAAGATATACACTAAAAGAAACGTAGCTTTTGAAGGCGATTTTTTGCGTAAAAATCCCAAATTTGCACTGTAACAAAAGTAAAGGATTGTAAAGTAGGAGAGGCACATGTATTTATACCCGAATCTATTTTATTATGTtgattcaaaagttacaacccgtaCACAAGTAGtttgttatttaaaaaaactCAGACTCAAACTCAAGTCTTTAAACATAAGAAGCCATTTTTATAAAGGCCTATTTTTATTATTACTCGATATAGCGCCTAATATATAAAGAGTACCCTAATTAAACCAAAAGACCACGTGTGCCGAGCTGCACTAGCTATTACATTACGCAGTTACGTAATATTATACATAATATTACATACTATAATGTACTTAAGCAGTAACGACGGGCCTAATCCCCTGGTGGGAAGTGGCGAAAAGAGAGGCCTCTTGTCTGTTATACTTGAGCCTCCTTGCTTGCTCTCTCGAGATCTGGTATGAGTTGGCGATCACATCCTCAGGCATAGCCCACATGTACGACACTCTTCCAGCCAATTGGTTCACTTTCGCTCTGTCGTTTGTCTTGAACGACACCCATTCGAATCCTTCGTTTTCGGCCTGTTTCACCAACGCGAAGTTCTGAGGCACTGTCAAGGCCTGGCCCTGGCGGAGCTCACCTTCGAACACTGACCGTCCGTTGTTGTCCACAACCTGACACCTTGCGCGTCCTCTTATCGCGTAGATAATGGTGTGAGCGTTCATGTTGTAGTGTGGTGAGTAAATTGCGTTCTGCAAATTACAAAATATCATCAGCAACAGATTATAAAGTTGTTGCTGTATGTATGTGTATGCGTGTATACTTACGTTGTAGAGGAAGCCTCTCTCGGCGCTGAGTTGGAGATAGCTAAGGATGGGGAGGTTGTAGCTGTTGACGGTGTTGAGGCGACCGGCCTGAGGGCTGAAGACGTCGGCACGTGCGGGGTCACCGATGTTCTCTCTAAGCCTCATGGTGCAGAGATTCTCTTCCAAGCCATTATCACGTCCCTCGCGGCGAGCGTGCTCCCTCTCGGTCTGTTGCAATCCTTGGCGGCGCATCTCCTGCTCTTGTTCCTGGCGAGACCTTTGTGGCTTTACCAAGTCGAGTTTGCCCTCCACTCTGATGATCGAACCCCTGAAGTCGTTCTGGTTCTGAATCTTCCTAGCGGTCTCTGAGTCCACATTGAAGGCCTCTTGAATTAAGTTGACGCTCATTCCGCTGAAAACGTTGTTGGGCAATCCTTGTTGCTCCTTCTCTTCCTCCCGGCGCTGCTGGCTTTCCTCGCTGAATCGTCGTCCTTGCGGCGTCCGTGTGCTCTGGGGGAAATCCTCATGCGGGTTACCGGCAAGGTAGAATCTCTGTAAAATAATAAACGAGCCATATATACGGCGGTACAATTAGCTATAGATTTAATTGTATCACGGTATGTGTTTTTGTAAGACATTTTACTTATGCTTTTATGTATATATTCTCACTCGTGGAAGAAGATCAAGTTGGTTGTCGTTGTTGCTGATGTCAAGTAGGTTGACAGTGACAAGAGGTTGGTCTCCGTCGTTGTAACTCCAGTAAGCCATACCAGCGGGCAATGCGATGATATCTCCTTCTTTGATGTGGCGGGTCTTCTGGTGGCGATCTCTCTGGCTTGATCGGCCGCTTCCGACTGATAGTTGTGCTTCTTCGAATGTCTCGGCGCAGCCTGGGAACATGGTTCCTAGAACACCTCTTCCTAAACGTCCACAAAAACATACACACAATTAGCTATTTAATACTAACACtcgtgtacatatatatatatatactaataaaAATGTAAATTATATATAGATACCTCGAATAACGTGGATGAGTTGAGGGCCGTTGGTGTAAGAAGGCAAATGAAGGCCATTAGGCTGAATGGTGAGGCGGAGTAGAGCTACACCAACGCACTGGAACTGCTCATGGTTGGGGTTCCATGACTCAATCATGCCTCCTTCGCACTCCACGCGGTGATCTGGCTCCCGGGCTTCAAGGCTGTTGAGTTGGCACTCGTTTTTGTCCGCGTATTGAGCCGTGCGGCTGCGAGCTGAGCAGCCATGGAAGAAGATGAGCAAGCAAACGGAGAGGGAGAGCAAAAGAGGCTTAGGCGCCATTATGAGTAACAGATTGGTGAAGAGGTTACTACTTGTGGTTTGAGTGAAGTGGTTACGAAGAGGTGTTGGTTTTTATAGTAAGAGAGATAGATGAGAGGGAGAGACACGTATGGAGTTTGGGGTAAGGAATCTATAGACACTCTTCGGTTTGCATGGCTGTTAAACCCTATTTTCTTACACATCATTTAGAGTGAAAGGGCAGGTGGCTTTCCGTTTCAGAAAATAGAAGTGTGCAAATGCGTTTTCTAGTCCTGTCGTAGCCCGTATTTGTTCTTGGTGGGGTTTGATAAATGCCGCTTGGCATGCATATGGCTCCGGAGCTGTGCTGCTACATTCTACGTGTGCTGGGCTTCGTCATGTAAACTTAATGAGGCCCAATATCTTACGAAATTTTGTCATAGTTCACAAAAGGAGAATCGACTTGTATTCTTGTACATTATTTATAGTGTACCTTTAAAGCATAAAATTAATATTCAAAATTCCTATTAAGTTCTGAATGTATATATCGTACTAATCATATATCTCAAAGTATTTGTGCGACCATTGGGATCATAATGGTGTTGGATAAGGATTGTGGTGGTGATCATTTTAataaagattttaaaaaaaaatcattcaacATAACAAATTCCGTTCCTAGACAAAAGGGACTGGTCATGATCTTCTCTTTAGCAGGAAAAAGGAAAACACTAACCTAGAAGTCTATACGAAAATGAAAGTTTTTGCTAtataaaatatgttatatataaacataaaggtAGATTTGGGGGTGCACACATGTTAGGTATTACAGGTTGTCAAAGTGGGCTTTCGGAAAAATGGTACTAAAGCCCACCATcccattattttttaatttatttcggATTGAGGTTTCACACTTTTCAGGCAATATTGGACCCTAAAAGTTACCATTAATATTTGCGCTTGCTTCGAGcctcataaatattttttttggggAATTTTCATTTTTATGACTTTTATGTCAACACTTTGCAAAAATACTGGGAAATTACTTTTCTTAAAATTTAtgggaaaattatttaaaaaaatctcaaaattaatAGGAAACAATACAGCTAACAAAATGGGAAGCAAATGCTCCAAGCCCAAAGTTCAATTTGAAAAAACAAGGGTGAATTGGACTGAACACTTCATGATCACTGTGGCACCTCT
The genomic region above belongs to Humulus lupulus chromosome 1, drHumLupu1.1, whole genome shotgun sequence and contains:
- the LOC133804925 gene encoding prunin 1 Pru du 6.0101-like, yielding MAPKPLLLSLSVCLLIFFHGCSARSRTAQYADKNECQLNSLEAREPDHRVECEGGMIESWNPNHEQFQCVGVALLRLTIQPNGLHLPSYTNGPQLIHVIRGRGVLGTMFPGCAETFEEAQLSVGSGRSSQRDRHQKTRHIKEGDIIALPAGMAYWSYNDGDQPLVTVNLLDISNNDNQLDLLPRRFYLAGNPHEDFPQSTRTPQGRRFSEESQQRREEEKEQQGLPNNVFSGMSVNLIQEAFNVDSETARKIQNQNDFRGSIIRVEGKLDLVKPQRSRQEQEQEMRRQGLQQTEREHARREGRDNGLEENLCTMRLRENIGDPARADVFSPQAGRLNTVNSYNLPILSYLQLSAERGFLYNNAIYSPHYNMNAHTIIYAIRGRARCQVVDNNGRSVFEGELRQGQALTVPQNFALVKQAENEGFEWVSFKTNDRAKVNQLAGRVSYMWAMPEDVIANSYQISREQARRLKYNRQEASLFATSHQGIRPVVTA